In a genomic window of Amycolatopsis japonica:
- a CDS encoding TIM-barrel domain-containing protein — MSRVAQSLSCLAAVALLGLSPVAAHADPAAAASGKLGDLTGISTEGPTVTLKSGSAAVRVGFPAEGAVRVWLAPDGTFTDPAGSKIVLPRPGAPVTPKTADKGDYWAVSTAKATLRAYKHPLRLALYDGADRKRLWEESAPLSWTDKQTTQTLARTATEQFVGGGEQNGRFSHRGQTIRIFADYNWNDGGAPNSQPFYASTAGYGVLRNTFAQGTYAFTEPVRTTHDERRFDATYVVGDGLKDVITGYTDLVGKPFLPPLYGLEHGDADCYLHNANRGERHTLDAVKIAEGYTEHGMPNGWMLVNDGYGCGYENLQQTGEGLRKNNMQLGLWTENGVPNQVEEVKAGVRVRKLDVAWVGPGYQFALDACDTAHKGIEDNSDARGFVWTPVSWAGAQRCGVLWSGDQAGSYDYIKWQIPTYAGATTSGIAYNTGDIDGIFGGSPQTYVRDLQWKAFLPVSMTMDGWAASDKQPWRYGEPYTSINRKYLLLKERLLPYTYSHSVEAHKSGVGQVRPLALEYPDDPNVWGEQAKYEFLSGKDFLVAPVYENSTVRNGIYLPKGTWVDYWSGKTYTGPTTVDGYDAPLDTLPLFVRAGAVVPMWAEGTKSWQTRDKGVLDLDVYPQGKGSFTLTEDDGVTRAYKNGDQAEQTFTVDAPTSGLGTVTVGIGASSGSYAGKPASRNYQLTVHTGSKPATVLAGNSVLRQYGSKAELDAAPSGWWFDPATGGVARVKTGKIGAGDRQDVRLFGTSAVGGIFPEDRDGSVTLSVPAVAGPGQTATGTLSFTNGTPLPVRDVTFSLPATGFRAEVPAGPRLVMPGATVRVPVKVTPDAGIKPDDYQLTASASYKARLGENRVTDSVTVTVPHGSLAAAYGNVGVTDAAHVAVGDIDGGGSSFRAEGLAEAGLKPGAGFSALGARLTWPQTGSGQKDNVLASGQTIAVRGTGAKLVLTGTGTGTAKGTVVVRYADGSTSQAELGFPNWCCADPAQYGATTVATVMGKNTRTGAAYPTTPYRVFANSVPLTAGKEVVAVTLPSNSAMHVFAAGIG, encoded by the coding sequence ATGAGCAGAGTTGCGCAATCCCTGAGTTGTTTGGCCGCAGTGGCCCTTCTCGGGCTTTCCCCGGTCGCCGCCCACGCCGACCCGGCCGCGGCGGCGTCCGGGAAGCTGGGCGATTTGACCGGGATCTCGACCGAAGGCCCCACCGTCACGCTGAAATCGGGAAGCGCCGCGGTGCGGGTCGGCTTCCCGGCCGAAGGTGCCGTCCGGGTCTGGCTGGCGCCGGACGGCACGTTCACCGATCCCGCCGGGAGCAAGATCGTGCTGCCGCGCCCCGGTGCCCCGGTGACGCCCAAGACGGCCGACAAGGGGGACTACTGGGCGGTTTCCACGGCCAAGGCGACGTTGCGGGCGTACAAGCATCCGCTGCGCCTGGCGTTGTACGACGGCGCGGACCGCAAGCGGCTCTGGGAGGAGTCGGCGCCGCTGTCCTGGACCGACAAGCAGACCACGCAGACCCTGGCGCGGACGGCGACCGAGCAGTTCGTCGGCGGCGGCGAGCAGAACGGCCGTTTCAGCCACCGGGGCCAGACCATCCGGATCTTCGCCGACTACAACTGGAACGACGGCGGGGCCCCGAATTCGCAGCCGTTCTACGCCTCGACGGCGGGATACGGCGTGCTGCGCAACACCTTCGCGCAAGGCACCTACGCCTTCACCGAGCCGGTGCGCACCACACACGACGAACGCCGCTTCGACGCGACGTACGTCGTCGGCGACGGGCTCAAGGACGTCATCACCGGCTACACCGATCTGGTCGGGAAGCCTTTCCTGCCACCGCTCTACGGGCTCGAACACGGTGACGCCGACTGCTACCTGCACAACGCCAACCGCGGGGAGCGCCACACGCTGGACGCGGTGAAGATCGCGGAGGGCTACACCGAGCACGGCATGCCCAACGGCTGGATGCTCGTCAACGACGGCTACGGCTGTGGCTACGAAAACCTCCAGCAGACGGGCGAAGGTCTGCGCAAGAACAACATGCAGCTGGGCCTGTGGACCGAGAACGGCGTGCCGAACCAGGTCGAAGAGGTCAAGGCAGGGGTGCGGGTCCGCAAACTCGACGTCGCGTGGGTCGGCCCGGGCTACCAGTTCGCGCTGGACGCCTGCGACACCGCGCACAAGGGCATCGAGGACAACAGCGACGCGCGCGGCTTCGTCTGGACGCCGGTCAGCTGGGCCGGCGCGCAGCGTTGCGGCGTGCTGTGGAGCGGTGACCAGGCCGGTTCCTACGACTACATCAAGTGGCAGATCCCGACCTACGCCGGTGCCACGACGTCGGGGATCGCGTACAACACCGGCGACATCGACGGCATCTTCGGCGGCAGCCCGCAGACCTACGTCCGCGACCTGCAGTGGAAGGCCTTCCTGCCGGTCTCGATGACGATGGACGGCTGGGCCGCGTCGGACAAGCAGCCGTGGCGGTACGGCGAGCCGTACACCTCGATCAACCGCAAGTACCTGCTGCTCAAGGAGCGGCTGCTGCCCTACACCTACAGCCATTCGGTGGAGGCGCACAAGTCCGGTGTCGGCCAGGTGCGCCCGCTGGCGCTCGAATACCCCGACGACCCGAACGTGTGGGGCGAGCAGGCGAAGTACGAGTTCCTGTCCGGCAAGGACTTCCTCGTCGCGCCGGTGTACGAGAACTCCACCGTCCGCAACGGCATCTACCTGCCGAAGGGCACCTGGGTCGACTACTGGAGCGGCAAGACCTACACCGGTCCGACCACTGTGGACGGTTACGACGCGCCGCTCGACACGCTGCCGTTGTTCGTCCGCGCCGGTGCCGTGGTGCCGATGTGGGCCGAGGGCACGAAGTCGTGGCAGACGCGGGACAAGGGCGTGCTCGATCTCGACGTCTACCCGCAGGGCAAGGGTTCGTTCACGCTCACCGAGGACGACGGCGTGACCAGGGCGTACAAGAACGGCGACCAGGCGGAGCAGACCTTCACCGTGGACGCGCCGACGTCCGGGCTCGGCACGGTGACGGTCGGGATCGGGGCCAGTTCCGGTTCCTACGCCGGGAAACCCGCGTCGCGGAACTACCAGTTGACCGTCCACACGGGAAGCAAGCCCGCGACGGTACTGGCCGGGAATTCGGTCCTGCGCCAGTACGGCAGCAAGGCCGAACTGGACGCGGCGCCGTCGGGCTGGTGGTTCGATCCGGCCACCGGCGGGGTCGCGCGGGTCAAGACCGGCAAGATCGGCGCCGGTGACCGTCAGGACGTCCGGTTGTTCGGCACGAGCGCGGTCGGCGGGATCTTCCCCGAGGACCGCGACGGCTCGGTCACCCTCTCCGTCCCGGCGGTCGCCGGTCCCGGGCAGACCGCGACGGGCACGCTGAGCTTCACCAACGGCACACCGCTGCCGGTCCGGGACGTCACGTTCTCCTTGCCCGCCACTGGCTTCCGTGCCGAGGTGCCTGCGGGCCCGCGGCTGGTGATGCCCGGCGCGACGGTGCGTGTGCCGGTGAAGGTGACGCCGGACGCTGGCATCAAACCGGACGACTACCAGCTCACCGCGTCGGCGTCGTACAAGGCGCGGCTCGGGGAGAACCGGGTCACCGACTCGGTGACGGTCACCGTCCCGCACGGTTCGCTGGCCGCAGCCTACGGCAACGTCGGCGTGACCGACGCGGCCCACGTCGCGGTGGGGGACATCGACGGCGGCGGCAGCAGTTTCCGGGCGGAGGGCCTCGCCGAGGCAGGGCTCAAACCGGGCGCGGGCTTCTCGGCGCTCGGTGCGCGGCTGACGTGGCCGCAAACCGGTTCGGGACAGAAGGACAACGTCCTCGCGTCCGGCCAGACCATCGCGGTGCGCGGTACCGGGGCGAAACTCGTGCTGACCGGAACCGGTACCGGCACGGCGAAGGGCACGGTCGTCGTCCGCTATGCCGACGGCAGCACCAGCCAGGCCGAACTGGGCTTCCCCAACTGGTGCTGCGCCGACCCCGCTCAGTACGGCGCGACGACGGTGGCGACGGTGATGGGCAAGAACACCCGCACCGGGGCCGCGTATCCGACCACGCCGTACCGGGTGTTCGCGAACTCCGTGCCGCTGACCGCGGGCAAGGAGGTCGTCGCGGTGACCTTGCCGTCGAACAGCGCGATGCACGTTTTCGCGGCGGGCATCGGCTGA
- a CDS encoding FMN-dependent NADH-azoreductase yields MTNLLHIDSSITGEHSTSRRLTARAAAAWRAAHPEGTVTYRDLGTDPLPHLDAVTNVARTVPPEQHTPEQAAAWRLIKDLVDEVKAADTIVLGLPLYNFGPPSTVKAWVDHLIAPGLSIDMETREGLLGGRDFIVLAARGGGYGAGTPREGWDHAQSWIPHGLSLTGLEPRFVTAELTMAKVNPAMADLIPLADESQAEAERAIDALWTPVAA; encoded by the coding sequence ATGACGAACCTGCTGCACATCGACTCCAGCATCACGGGCGAGCACTCGACCAGCCGTCGCCTCACCGCGCGGGCGGCCGCGGCCTGGCGTGCGGCGCATCCGGAAGGCACCGTCACCTATCGCGACCTGGGCACCGACCCGCTGCCGCATCTGGACGCGGTCACCAACGTCGCCAGGACGGTGCCGCCGGAGCAGCACACGCCGGAGCAGGCCGCGGCCTGGCGGCTCATCAAGGACCTCGTCGACGAGGTCAAGGCGGCCGACACGATCGTGCTGGGCCTGCCGCTGTACAACTTCGGCCCGCCGAGCACGGTCAAGGCCTGGGTGGACCACCTGATCGCACCCGGGCTGTCGATCGACATGGAGACCAGGGAAGGCCTCCTGGGCGGACGCGATTTCATCGTCCTCGCCGCCCGCGGCGGCGGATACGGCGCGGGCACGCCCCGCGAGGGCTGGGACCACGCGCAGTCCTGGATCCCCCACGGTCTTTCGCTGACCGGGCTCGAGCCGCGGTTCGTCACCGCCGAGCTGACCATGGCGAAGGTCAACCCGGCGATGGCGGACCTCATCCCGCTGGCCGACGAGAGCCAGGCCGAGGCGGAGCGCGCCATCGATGCCTTGTGGACTCCCGTGGCCGCCTGA
- a CDS encoding MarR family winged helix-turn-helix transcriptional regulator — MSELPVVNQPPHRCGALLDHVTRRIRLRSESVLAPLGLRPRHLVALTVLRDLGGCSQQDLAKTLEMDSTNVVGLLNDLESANLIERRRSPEDRRRHIVELTDVGAKQLVKAEFALAGVEDEVLGALDNGQRETLYNLLYQAAGHAEAAACVESVHIDDC, encoded by the coding sequence GTGTCCGAACTCCCGGTCGTGAACCAGCCCCCGCACCGCTGCGGCGCGCTGCTCGACCACGTCACCCGCCGCATCCGGCTGCGCAGCGAGTCCGTCCTGGCCCCGCTCGGCCTGCGCCCCCGGCATCTCGTCGCGCTGACCGTGCTGCGGGACCTCGGCGGCTGTTCGCAGCAGGACCTCGCGAAGACGCTGGAGATGGACAGCACGAACGTCGTCGGGCTGCTGAACGACCTCGAATCCGCGAACCTCATCGAACGCAGGCGGTCACCGGAGGACCGGCGGCGGCATATCGTCGAACTCACCGACGTCGGTGCCAAGCAGCTCGTCAAGGCCGAGTTCGCCCTCGCCGGAGTCGAGGACGAGGTGCTCGGCGCGCTCGACAACGGCCAGCGCGAAACGCTGTACAACCTGCTGTACCAGGCGGCGGGTCACGCCGAAGCCGCCGCCTGCGTCGAATCCGTCCACATCGACGACTGCTAG
- a CDS encoding DUF6506 family protein, producing MRQWGFVYLADGCDPARDVSRVDSGECLTVLIGVGRVDQVVAAARRLVDEGAQLIELCGAFGPVWTARVIEAVGSEVPVGSVMYGAEATEQLHDLFG from the coding sequence ATGCGACAGTGGGGTTTCGTGTATTTGGCCGACGGCTGCGACCCGGCGCGGGACGTGTCCCGTGTGGACAGTGGGGAATGCCTGACGGTGTTGATCGGGGTCGGCCGCGTGGACCAGGTCGTCGCCGCGGCCCGGCGACTGGTCGACGAAGGGGCGCAGCTGATCGAGCTGTGCGGCGCCTTCGGTCCTGTTTGGACGGCACGCGTGATCGAGGCCGTGGGAAGCGAGGTTCCGGTCGGGAGCGTCATGTACGGCGCTGAAGCCACGGAGCAGCTTCACGACCTGTTCGGCTAG
- a CDS encoding LysR family transcriptional regulator: MELRRLRYLCAVVEEGHLTRAAERLGIRASSLSQQIIALERELDATLFVRTQAGMTPTAAALALLPHARRMLEEADLGARAVRDTVGRPLRIGVTPGAPAVVLSALYAEAVEIDDLSAARQLELLRRGALDAGLLALPENVDGLRVVIVSERPLGVLVADTHPLARQDSVGWEDLAGLDLLLYERDLAPGYHDALLADCAAAGWRPARVRSGPPRRSLFVAELRYGGEVVALRPEEEAAEGLRRLPLRDAPVVRHALVWDPAHESSERIAALV, from the coding sequence GTGGAGTTACGACGTCTTCGATATCTGTGCGCCGTGGTGGAGGAAGGGCATCTGACCCGCGCGGCAGAGCGCCTCGGCATCCGGGCGTCGTCGCTCAGCCAGCAGATCATCGCGTTGGAACGGGAACTGGACGCGACACTGTTCGTCCGCACCCAGGCCGGGATGACACCCACCGCCGCCGCGCTGGCGCTGCTCCCGCACGCCCGGCGGATGCTGGAGGAGGCCGACCTCGGCGCGCGGGCCGTCCGCGACACCGTGGGCCGGCCGCTCCGCATCGGCGTGACGCCGGGCGCGCCGGCGGTCGTGCTTTCCGCCCTGTACGCGGAGGCGGTGGAGATCGACGACCTCTCCGCGGCACGGCAGCTCGAACTCCTCCGCCGCGGCGCGCTCGACGCCGGACTGCTCGCCCTTCCGGAGAACGTGGACGGCCTGCGCGTGGTCATCGTGAGCGAGCGGCCGCTGGGGGTGCTCGTCGCGGACACCCACCCGCTCGCCCGGCAGGACTCCGTGGGCTGGGAGGACCTGGCCGGGCTGGACCTCCTTCTGTACGAACGGGACCTGGCCCCGGGGTATCACGACGCGCTGCTCGCGGACTGCGCGGCGGCGGGCTGGCGGCCGGCTCGCGTACGTTCCGGGCCGCCACGGCGATCGCTGTTCGTCGCCGAACTGCGGTACGGCGGCGAAGTCGTCGCCTTGCGCCCCGAGGAGGAAGCGGCCGAAGGTCTGCGGCGGCTGCCGCTGCGGGACGCGCCTGTCGTCCGGCACGCGCTCGTATGGGATCCGGCGCACGAATCCTCGGAGCGGATCGCGGCGCTCGTATGA
- a CDS encoding ATP-binding protein, whose amino-acid sequence MSEWRNTTHDWAGSVDLDHLARIRRNPGEFAPDGVPHLVLEVLAYAAEEAESTGGGHAVVTVHPDGSISVADDGRGTDTRADGHGGFVKKPVMSTKDLRFFDSPEVQRLPDGHPRRGVSVVAALSDWLVHTNRRRNGSWTQRYERGVPVTDLSPITDDGTTGTTVRFLPGQEIGPLRLPEAGDWPHLSVEVVR is encoded by the coding sequence GTGAGTGAATGGCGCAACACCACGCACGACTGGGCCGGTTCCGTGGATCTCGACCATCTGGCGCGCATCCGCCGGAACCCTGGGGAGTTCGCTCCCGACGGCGTTCCCCACCTCGTCCTCGAAGTGCTCGCCTATGCGGCGGAGGAGGCCGAAAGCACCGGCGGCGGGCATGCCGTCGTCACGGTCCATCCCGACGGCTCGATCTCCGTGGCGGACGACGGGCGGGGCACCGACACCCGCGCCGACGGCCACGGCGGCTTCGTGAAGAAGCCGGTCATGTCGACCAAGGATCTGCGTTTCTTCGATTCTCCCGAGGTGCAACGGCTCCCGGACGGTCATCCGCGCCGCGGTGTGTCGGTCGTGGCCGCGCTGAGCGACTGGCTCGTGCACACCAACCGGCGTCGCAACGGTTCCTGGACCCAGCGTTACGAACGCGGCGTCCCGGTCACCGACCTGTCGCCGATCACCGACGACGGTACGACCGGCACGACGGTGCGTTTCCTGCCAGGGCAGGAGATCGGCCCCCTGCGACTGCCGGAGGCCGGCGACTGGCCTCACCTGAGCGTGGAGGTAGTCCGATGA
- a CDS encoding ABC transporter ATP-binding protein, with protein MLLEVQDINVHYGKIAALKGMSIEVGEGEIVSLIGANGAGKTTTLKTISGLRPLTSGRILFDGKDISKTPGHKRVELGIGQSPEGRGVFPGMTVQENLLMGAYTRKDDLKADLAEVYELFPRLNERKTQFGGTMSGGEQQMIAIGRALMTKPKVLLLDEPSMGLAPMLIAQIFDIIREINKRGTTVLLVEQNAQQALKLSDRAYVLETGEVVKSARGAELLDDPQVRAAYLGGDLGV; from the coding sequence ATGCTTCTTGAGGTTCAGGACATCAACGTCCACTACGGGAAGATCGCCGCGCTCAAGGGAATGAGCATCGAGGTCGGCGAGGGCGAGATCGTTTCGCTCATCGGGGCCAACGGTGCCGGCAAGACCACGACGCTGAAGACGATCTCGGGGCTGCGTCCGCTGACCAGCGGCCGGATCCTCTTCGACGGCAAGGACATCTCGAAGACGCCCGGCCACAAACGGGTCGAGCTCGGGATCGGCCAGTCACCGGAAGGCCGGGGTGTGTTCCCCGGCATGACGGTGCAGGAGAACCTCCTGATGGGTGCCTACACCCGCAAGGACGATCTGAAGGCCGACCTCGCCGAGGTCTACGAGCTGTTCCCGCGGCTGAACGAGCGCAAGACCCAGTTCGGCGGCACGATGTCCGGTGGCGAGCAGCAGATGATCGCCATCGGCCGCGCGCTGATGACCAAGCCCAAGGTGCTGCTGCTCGACGAGCCGTCCATGGGCCTGGCGCCGATGCTGATCGCGCAGATCTTCGACATCATCCGCGAGATCAACAAGCGCGGGACCACGGTCCTGCTGGTGGAGCAGAACGCGCAGCAGGCGCTGAAGCTCTCCGACCGCGCGTACGTGCTGGAGACCGGCGAAGTGGTCAAGAGCGCCCGCGGTGCCGAGCTGCTGGACGACCCGCAGGTGCGGGCCGCCTATCTCGGTGGCGACCTGGGCGTCTGA
- a CDS encoding ABC transporter ATP-binding protein: MSALLTFDNVTMRFGGVTALKEVNLTIDQGEIFALIGPNGAGKTTVFNVITGVYKPTEGQVRFGDTRVDGMKRFKINQAGIARTFQNIRLFHNMSALENVMVGADSHHKTGAISATLGLPVHRKEEKRGRELARELLDFVGIGRVEHHTAKNLSYGDQRRLEIARALATDPKLLLLDEPAAGMNPAEKNSLQQLIRKIRDDGRTVLLIEHDMGLVMQIADRLAVLDFGQKIAEGLPHEVQNNQKVIEAYLGVAEDAS, encoded by the coding sequence ATGAGCGCACTGCTCACATTCGACAACGTGACGATGCGCTTCGGCGGCGTCACGGCGTTGAAGGAAGTCAACCTCACCATCGACCAGGGTGAGATCTTCGCGCTCATCGGCCCGAACGGCGCCGGGAAGACCACGGTCTTCAACGTGATCACCGGTGTCTACAAGCCGACCGAAGGCCAGGTGCGCTTCGGCGACACCCGGGTCGACGGGATGAAGCGGTTCAAGATCAACCAGGCCGGGATCGCCAGGACGTTCCAGAACATCCGGCTGTTCCACAACATGTCGGCACTCGAGAACGTGATGGTCGGTGCGGACTCGCACCACAAGACCGGCGCGATCTCGGCGACGCTGGGCCTGCCCGTCCACCGCAAGGAGGAGAAGCGGGGCCGCGAGCTGGCGAGGGAACTGCTGGACTTCGTCGGCATCGGCCGGGTGGAGCACCACACCGCGAAGAACCTCTCCTACGGCGATCAGCGCCGTCTGGAGATCGCGCGTGCGCTCGCGACCGACCCGAAGCTGCTGCTGCTCGACGAGCCCGCCGCCGGCATGAACCCGGCGGAGAAGAACTCGCTGCAGCAACTGATCCGCAAGATCCGCGACGACGGCCGCACCGTACTGCTCATCGAGCACGACATGGGCCTGGTCATGCAGATCGCCGACCGGCTGGCCGTGCTCGACTTCGGCCAGAAGATCGCAGAAGGGCTCCCCCACGAGGTGCAGAACAACCAGAAGGTGATCGAGGCTTACCTGGGGGTGGCGGAAGATGCTTCTTGA
- a CDS encoding branched-chain amino acid ABC transporter permease, with the protein MKGNEQVAEKSSENGKPARAGFHPVDGLRDWWAGAPHWQRYGVYLALIIGALILPAPAIGSFMSPESDWTTVLIFPVGTYILLAIGLNIVVGHAGMLDLGFVAFFAIGAYTLAVMGTKYGWSFWGSLVLGIFLAAMSGVILGAPTLRLRGDYLAIVTLGFGEIVRITATNTDGIGGARGITNVPHPEPMFGTEFLLDPAPYYYLIVAAIVIAIVFSVRLHRSRVGRAWAAIREDEDAAELMGVPTFKFKLLAFAIGAMLGGMAGVVYASKAVFIEPNNFPFILSATILAAVVLGGAGNLPGVILGAFLVAWLPERFRFLSEYRILIFGGVLVLMMALRPEGLLPSRQRKAELREGTGGMGAMGAEVAGPDSEASAEVTK; encoded by the coding sequence ATGAAGGGCAACGAACAAGTGGCTGAAAAGTCCTCAGAGAACGGAAAGCCCGCGCGCGCCGGGTTCCACCCCGTCGACGGTCTGCGGGATTGGTGGGCCGGTGCTCCGCATTGGCAACGTTATGGCGTGTACCTCGCCCTGATCATCGGCGCGCTGATCCTGCCGGCGCCGGCGATCGGTTCGTTCATGTCGCCGGAATCGGACTGGACCACGGTCCTGATCTTCCCGGTCGGGACGTACATCCTGCTGGCGATCGGCCTGAACATCGTCGTCGGCCACGCGGGCATGCTCGACCTCGGTTTCGTCGCGTTCTTCGCGATCGGCGCCTACACCCTCGCCGTGATGGGCACCAAATACGGCTGGAGTTTCTGGGGAAGCCTCGTCCTCGGCATCTTCCTGGCGGCGATGTCCGGGGTGATCCTCGGCGCTCCGACACTCCGGCTACGCGGTGACTATCTGGCCATCGTGACACTCGGGTTCGGTGAGATCGTCCGCATCACCGCGACGAACACCGACGGCATCGGCGGTGCCCGCGGCATCACCAACGTCCCGCACCCGGAGCCGATGTTCGGGACCGAGTTCCTGCTCGACCCGGCGCCGTACTACTACCTGATCGTGGCGGCGATCGTGATCGCGATCGTCTTCTCGGTGCGGTTGCACCGAAGCCGGGTCGGCCGGGCGTGGGCGGCGATCCGCGAAGACGAGGACGCCGCCGAGCTGATGGGTGTCCCGACGTTCAAGTTCAAGCTGCTGGCGTTCGCCATCGGCGCCATGCTCGGCGGAATGGCCGGTGTGGTCTACGCCAGCAAGGCCGTCTTCATCGAACCGAACAACTTCCCGTTCATCCTGTCCGCGACCATCCTCGCGGCCGTGGTGCTCGGTGGTGCGGGCAACCTGCCGGGCGTCATCCTCGGTGCCTTCCTGGTCGCCTGGCTCCCGGAGCGGTTCCGGTTCCTGTCCGAGTACCGCATCCTGATCTTCGGTGGCGTGCTGGTGCTGATGATGGCGCTGCGGCCGGAGGGTCTGCTGCCGTCGCGGCAGCGCAAGGCGGAACTACGAGAAGGAACGGGCGGGATGGGTGCCATGGGCGCCGAAGTCGCGGGTCCGGATTCCGAGGCTTCGGCGGAGGTGACGAAATGA
- a CDS encoding branched-chain amino acid ABC transporter permease, whose translation MLQDLQAQFLGSTIGGLVAGSIYALIALGYTMVYGVLRLINFAHSEIFMIGTITSLFVLISIAGGTAPITLGVFGMIAVLLLIIIASAAVSGGAAVLLEQVAYRPLRKKGATRLAALISAIGASLFLQELFGLEIIEWITGKSGRVQQNAPRFIPHEELFHIGNGVVRTDHVFVIVGAVIMMIALDQLVSRTRIGRGIRATAQDPEAAVLMGVSIDKIVRLTFLLGGAMAGVAAALYVMEYENTDYRIGFLLGIKAFTAAVLGGIGNLRGALLGGIVLGLVENWSSIFFGSQWKDVTAFVVLVLVLMFRPTGILGESLQRARA comes from the coding sequence ATGCTTCAAGATCTGCAAGCCCAGTTCCTCGGTAGCACCATCGGCGGACTGGTCGCCGGAAGCATCTACGCCCTCATCGCCCTCGGCTACACAATGGTCTACGGCGTGCTCCGGCTCATCAACTTCGCACATTCCGAGATCTTCATGATCGGGACGATCACGTCCCTGTTCGTCCTGATCAGCATCGCGGGCGGCACCGCCCCGATCACGCTCGGCGTGTTCGGGATGATCGCCGTACTACTGCTGATCATCATCGCTTCGGCCGCCGTATCGGGCGGCGCGGCGGTGTTGCTGGAGCAGGTGGCGTATCGGCCACTCCGCAAGAAGGGCGCGACCCGGCTCGCCGCCCTGATCTCCGCCATCGGCGCCTCGCTGTTCCTCCAGGAGCTGTTCGGCCTGGAGATCATCGAATGGATCACGGGCAAATCCGGCCGTGTGCAACAGAACGCGCCGCGGTTCATCCCGCACGAGGAGCTCTTCCACATCGGCAACGGCGTGGTCCGCACGGACCACGTGTTCGTCATCGTCGGCGCCGTGATCATGATGATCGCCCTCGACCAGCTGGTCAGCCGCACCCGCATCGGCCGCGGTATCCGTGCCACGGCACAGGATCCCGAAGCCGCCGTGCTGATGGGTGTCAGCATCGACAAGATCGTGCGCCTCACCTTCCTGCTCGGTGGCGCGATGGCCGGTGTCGCGGCCGCGCTGTACGTCATGGAGTACGAGAACACCGATTACCGCATCGGGTTCCTCCTCGGTATCAAGGCGTTCACCGCCGCCGTGCTCGGCGGTATCGGCAACCTGCGCGGCGCGCTGCTCGGTGGCATCGTGCTCGGCTTGGTGGAGAACTGGAGTTCCATCTTCTTCGGTTCACAATGGAAGGACGTCACCGCCTTCGTGGTGCTGGTGCTGGTCCTGATGTTCCGTCCCACCGGCATCCTCGGTGAATCGCTGCAGCGGGCACGCGCATGA